Proteins encoded within one genomic window of Anastrepha ludens isolate Willacy chromosome 4, idAnaLude1.1, whole genome shotgun sequence:
- the LOC128861768 gene encoding uncharacterized protein LOC128861768, translating into MPRIVKQSTLEECKIAIQLHLDGKSEREISKLRKKIKSAVHDIIARYNENDFIANKHRGTRPKKLSSKDESMVLREVKKNLFISAPKLTAMVKEASMVEPEAEFNITSWNLPANIELADENFFKPTRVDLLIGTEIFFDILSIGQIKLAPGLPSLQKTLLGWVVSGRYQRPTENSSSICLLSVEESVDANLQRLWKLDEPSKADKWTTEQRNCEQSYMQTVQRNVEGRVVVKLPFKEAPHCLGQSYATALRRFIAQERRIRRCPDLHKRYIAFMEEYSRLGHMSVVKKVDFDNPHYYVPHHYVLKPTSTTTKLRVVFDASCKSTTQRSLNDILAVGPTLQNDLYILLLRFRLYRYTLTADIVKMYRQILVDKNDRKFQYILWRSTPHDEIRTYQLNTVTYGTASAPYLAVQSLNYIADAYESDYALGASTIKTSFYVDDLLCGVDTLAELSRIKYEVTEVLRRGCFPLAKWHSNHHKFREDDTMKDLNIDESFTTSTLGIKWDQIRDIFLFSFQSKQPVNGRGTKRSILSIASALFDPLGLLAPVIITAKIILQEIWLLKLNWDESVPQNLQTAWERFLKDITHLSTLSVPRYSGSTNHNSSQIHGFCDSSIRAYGCAIYHRSKSTEGKRTVTLLTAKSRVAPIKKQSLPKLELWGALLLARLLAKIKPLFNANTTVFLWTDSQIVLHWLELHSATLSTFVGNRVSEIQDLTVDVSWRHVPTKCNPADIVSQGCTALELSSSIWFSGPSFLQLEPENWPSNQCGQLDMEEVSREKQCDQENVHEWLEFDEDDPGYELLTDDDIIAQVQVPEDDDDEEEISDDIVSDEKCPTLND; encoded by the exons ATGCCACGTATTGTTAAACAGTCTACATTGGAGGAATGCAAAATAGCAATTCAACTGCACTTAGACGGAAAATCTGAGCGAGAAATAtcgaaattgagaaaaaaaattaagtcagcAGTGCACGATATTATTGCTAGATACAATGAAAATGATTTCATTGCAAATAAGCATCGTGGAACTCGTCCAAAGAAGCTTTCCTCCAAAGATGAGAGCATGGTGCTCAgagaagtgaagaaaaatctcttcatttctgctcCAAAATTAACTGCGATGGTTAAAGAAGCTTCTATGGTGGAG CCAGAGGCTGAATTTAATATCACATCTTGGAACTTGCCGGCTAACATTGAACTCGCCGACGAAAATTTCTTCAAGCCAACACGTGTAGACCTACTCATCGGCACAGAAATCTTTTTCGACATTCTGTCTATTGGGCAAATAAAGTTAGCACCTGGGTTACCGTCACTACAGAAGACTCTATTAGGTTGGGTCGTCTCTGGCCGATATCAACGACCTACAGAAAATTCATCATCAATTTGCCTACTTTCGGTTGAGGAATCAGTGGATGCCAATTTGCAACGCCTCTGGAAGCTGGATGAACCATCAAAGGCAGACAAGTGGACCACTGAGCAAAGGAATTGTGAACAAAGTTACATGCAAACCGTGCAGAGAAACGTCGAGGGGAGAGTTGTTGTCAAGCTACCGTTTAAAGAGGCCCCTCATTGTCTTGGCCAGTCGTACGCAACTGCACTTCGAAGATTTATTGCTCAGGAGCGGCGTATAAGGCGCTGTCCTGACCTTCACAAACGATACATCGCATTTATGGAAGAGTATTCCCGCCTTGGGCATATGAGCGTCGTTAAAAAGGTGGATTTTGATAATCCACATTACTATGTGCCTCATCATTATGTCCTGAAGCCAACTAGCACAACAACTAAGCTCAGGGTAGTATTCGACGCCTCCTGCAAGAGTACAACCCAAAGGTCACTCAACGATATTCTTGCTGTGGGGCCTACTCTGCAGAACGATCTATACATTTTGCTACTACGGTTTCGATTATATCGTTACACACTTACTGCTGATATCGTAAAGATGTATAGACAAATTTTGGTGGATAAAAACGATCGCAAATTCCAATACATCTTATGGAGAAGTACGCCCCACGATGAAATACGCACTTACCAGTTAAACACGGTAACATATGGTACGGCGTCCGCTCCTTATCTCGCAGTACAGAGCCTCAACTACATTGCTGATGCATACGAATCGGATTATGCGCTCGGTGCCAGCACAATTAAAACGTCATTCTACGTTGACGATCTTTTATGCGGTGTCGATACCCTGGCAGAGCTATCACGAATCAAATACGAAGTCACAGAGGTACTGAGGCGTGGTTGTTTCCCCTTGGCGAAGTGGCATTCTAACCACCATAAATTTCGAGAAGATGACACCATGAAAGATTTAAATATCGACGAAAGTTTTACAACGAGCACTTTAGGTATAAAATGGGACCAAATAcgagatattttcttattctcTTTTCAGTCGAAACAACCTGTGAATGGACGTGGAACCAAGAGATCAATCTTATCTATTGCATCAGCGCTTTTCGATCCTTTGGGACTTCTCGCTCCGGTTATTATTACTGCAAAGATCATATTACAAGAAATATGGCTCTTGAAGCTGAATTGGGACGAGTCGGTGCCTCAGAACCTACAAACGGCATGGGAACGATTTCTCAAGGACATAACGCATCTGAGTACGCTCTCAGTTCCAAGGTATTCTGGATCAACAAATCACAACTCTTCACAAATTCATGGGTTTTGTGATTCGTCTATTCGAGCCTATGGCTGTGCTATTTATCATCGCTCGAAATCAACAGAAGGCAAACGTACTGTCACCCTTTTGACTGCCAAGTCGCGTGTAGCTCCAATTAAGAAGCAATCGTTACCTAAACTCGAGTTGTGGGGCGCCTTGTTGTTGGCACGtctactagcaaaaataaaaccTCTATTCAACGCCAACACCACTGTGTTTCTGTGGACTGATTCACAAATTGTGCTACATTGGCTTGAACTGCACTCAGCTACCCTATCAACATTCGTCGGTAATCGAGTGTCAGAGATTCAAGATCTCACAGTAGACGTGAGTTGGCGGCATGTCCCAACAAAGTGCAACCCGGCTGATATCGTGTCTCAAGGTTGTACTGCACTTGAACTAAGCAGTTCAATTTGGTTTTCAGGACCATCATTCTTACAACTTGAACCCGAAAACTGGCCCAGCAATCAATGTGGCCAACTCGATATGGAAGAAGTTTCTCGAGAAAAAC